The following coding sequences lie in one Bacilli bacterium genomic window:
- a CDS encoding DUF4309 domain-containing protein gives MAFAKRRAIEITAYMAAILTLAACGAESDESMGVVNATATPRVVHSPTITANHESKPPTGKKELKISSETGHSASRSTPRPKSSPKKETVKDKQPDYNVTARFNADKPALMGFTVGAKLADVTERFGKPSDTYTMDDPQEPLQVYDFPGFSFGFDANKKVVFITVSSPDINPGLNGVRIGQTVQQAIEALGEPNTNTDYVIAYTAGGVVLKMDIDPSSDTITSIKLFAE, from the coding sequence ATGGCATTCGCGAAAAGAAGAGCGATTGAAATAACCGCCTATATGGCTGCCATTCTCACTCTTGCGGCTTGCGGAGCGGAATCGGACGAAAGCATGGGAGTGGTGAACGCGACTGCAACGCCCCGAGTTGTCCATTCACCAACAATAACGGCAAATCACGAAAGCAAACCGCCAACCGGGAAAAAGGAACTGAAAATTTCGTCGGAGACCGGACACAGCGCATCCCGTTCAACTCCGCGCCCGAAATCTTCGCCCAAAAAAGAAACCGTAAAGGATAAACAGCCGGATTATAATGTAACTGCCCGTTTCAACGCCGACAAACCTGCATTGATGGGCTTTACCGTTGGCGCCAAATTGGCTGACGTTACCGAACGTTTCGGCAAACCGAGCGACACTTATACGATGGACGATCCGCAGGAGCCGCTGCAAGTATATGATTTTCCGGGGTTTTCGTTCGGCTTCGACGCTAATAAAAAGGTTGTGTTTATCACCGTCAGCTCCCCGGACATCAACCCGGGCCTAAACGGCGTCCGGATCGGGCAAACCGTGCAACAGGCAATCGAGGCTTTAGGCGAGCCAAATACGAACACCGACTATGTGATCGCATATACAGCGGGAGGGGTTGTGCTCAAAATGGACATCGATCCCTCATCCGACACGATCACATCGATTAAATTGTTTGCCGAA